TGAAAGACAAGAAGCCTACAGCGTAATCTTTGATTCGGTGTAGGAGTATGTCACAGCCAAAAAATCTTATTACTCGTTATAGCACTACGTGCAAGGCTCTCTTGCAATCATGCACTCAGGCAAAAGTAGATTAGTACTCGGTTTCATAACTTTAACATGTGCTAATATTAACTTGTAATGCTATATACTCAATAATTTAATTAAGTAAAGAAGTATATTAAAAACTATTAAAATTATTAGCAAATTTGCCCTAAAACTACATTAAGTTATACTTAAGTAATTAAAGTTAAGAATTTTAATTCTTGCTTGAGAGTGCAAAATAAGTTATAATAAAGGTTTTGACTCTTGGAGAAGGGATATATGGCTGGTACAGAACTAAAAGCGGATATGTGGGTTAGTGAGTATATCACTCCTTGGGATATTTATGTACATGGGGTTAATAAAATTCTGGCTTACCAGAAAACCGCTTATCAAGAAATGTATATCGTGGAAAGTGGTGCTTATGGTAAAGCTTTGGTACTCGATGGTAAATGGCAATCTTGTACAGGAGACGAATTTCTCTATCATGAAGCTTTAGTACATCCTGCGATGATCGCTCATAAATCACCCCAAACAGTACTGATTTTAGGAGGTGGTGAAGGTGCTACCATTAGAGAAGTATTGCGGTGGAAAAGTGTAACTAAGGTGATGATGGTAGATATCGATGGAGAAGTAGTGGAAGCTTGTCGTCAACATCTACCAGAAATGCACCAAAATGCTTTTGATGATCCTCGGGTAGAATTAGTCATCGCTGATGCGTTAGAGATTTTAGATACAACTTCTCAGACTTGGGATGTAATTATCTCTGATTTATCAGATCCTATCGAAGAAGGCCCATCTTTTGCTCTATTTACCAAAGAATATTATCAAAAGTTACAAAAAGTGTTGAGTCCTCAAGGGATAGTAGTAATTCAAGCAGGTCCTGTAGCACCCGCTAATTTACAATTACACGCACGTTTAGTTAATACCCTCAAGGCGGTTTTTCCTAATGTTCATTCTTATTTCTCTCCGACTACTACTTATGGATCAGCTTGGGGTTTCGCTTTAGCTTCACAAGTAACCCTAGAAACCCAACCCTTACCTGGGGAGATAGATCAATTGTTAGCTAACCAAACTCATGGTGGTTTTAAAGCCCTCGATGGAGTAGGATTATTGGGTATGTTGAATACCCCTCTCTATATTCGTCAGGCGATCGCTACTGAAACTCAAGTTTACACACTCAGTGAACCACCTAAATTTTTTGGTAAAGGAGTTAAAAATTAACGAGTAATATAAACTGCTCTCAAGTTAATTAATCCCTGGGATAGCTTCCCTTCGGTCGCTATGACATAACTTGCCATATTGGTTTTTTTAAGGCAACTTGGTATAATATCTTTGTCTAATGGGGGTTTTTAAAGCCCCCTAACACTAGAGTACTAGAGTATCTTATCTCAAATAGAAAATAAAAGGCTAAAAATGAAGTCGAGTTCGTAGGGAGGAGTTAAGATACGGGATGAGTTGATTAACTGTTCGGGAGTTCCCTATAACCACTCTTGTTTTAGTTATCACCACAGATACGGAAGAGCCAAACAGATGACTAACCCTTGATTTTAAAAGAAAACCATTAAAATATTGATATGGCTCAGGGCAGATTTGAACTGCCGACCTTAGGCTTATGAGTCCTCTGCTCTAACCTACTGAGCTACTGAGCCTTAACCTTTGTTAGTATAGCAGATAAAATCTCAATTGTGCAAGAGATTTATTAAAATTTTTCTAAATGTACTTAAAATTGACAAGGTGATTTTATTATTAGCGGCGCTACTAGATTATCTGATTGGTGATCCTGTTGGACTATTGCACCCTGTACAAGTGATGGGGTGGTTGATTAATCTTTTCACTAATTGGACGATTCAACTCACACAATCACCACGATTAAGACGTCTGTTAGGGGTTGTCTTAGGTATAGGTTTAATTTTGGGTACTGGTATAATTAGTTGGTTAATTATTGCTGTTTTAACCGTGATTAACCCTTGGTTAGGGATAGTTACTCAAGTTATTTTATTAGCTTCATGTTTTGCTACCCGTAGTTTGACTGATGCAGCTTTAGAAGTAATCCAACCACTCAGGGAAGATAATTTAGAGTTAGCCCGCTCTTGTCTTAGTAGATACGTTGGTCGAGATACAGCTAATCTCTCTGTGGAGGAAGTATTAAGAGCCGTAGTAGAAACAATAGCAGAAAATACTACTGACGGAGTTACAGCGCCCTTATTCTACGCTATCTTAGGAGGGATTATACCAGTTATTGGACCTGTACCTCTAGCTATGGCTTATAAAGCGGCTAGTACCCTAGATTCCATGATAGGTTATCGTCGAGAGCCTTATACTGATTTGGGTTGGTTTAGCGCCAATATTGAAGATCGTTTGACTTGGTTGCCAACTCGTCTAACAGTGTTTACTTTAGGTTTAATATCTGGTAAACCTTTACAAGTATGGAAGATTTGTCAAAGGGATGCGCCACAAGATCCCAGCCCTAATTCTGGTTGGAGCGAAGCGGTTTATAGTGGTATTTTGGGTGTGCAATTGGGGGGAGAAAATAGTTACCAAGGGGTAATCGTAACTAAACCTCTTTTGGGAGATCCTCTCTATCCTTTGACTCTAGAAATCGTAACCCAAGCTTTAACACTAACTCATCTCTGCTTTTTAATTTGGTTAGCTATTGGTTTGTTCATAACGCCTAGTTAAAAAATATTACAATTATCTTCATATTGTACACAATCCAAAATAAAGCCTGATAAGTTAGTAAATATCCAGCACATCAGGTTTAAGTTATGCCTAGAGAAAGCTCAGGGAAGCCCATCAAAAGACAATTCGTTAATCAGCTTCAAATTTCTCCTTGGACAGAATTAGCGCTTTTTTGTGATAATAACTATCTAAAACTAATTCCACGCAATAAAGATAAACAAGACTATCAACATAGAAAAGCTCCCATTCAACATAAATGCGTAGAAATTCTTCTAGAAGAAACTGATTTAGAATGGTCAGATCTTATTCAAGAAAATTTTTCTGAAAATCAGCAAAAAACCGCTGATAATTATTATTTTCATCTTTCTAACAGATTTCGCAATAATCCTACTGATGTCTTAGCTACAATTGAAAAAATAGCTACTGAATTTGTTAATCTCTTACCAAAGGTAATCGGGGAAAATGTGGGGGAAGATTTACTTAAAACGAATCAATTTATTGAGTTATTAGATAAAATCTATGGCTCATCTGAAAAAACTTTCTTGTTTCTCAAGATTTTAGCCAATTTCTTGCCAAAAGAAGCACAAAAAATTTTAGACCAATCAAAAGGATACAAAGAGTTAGTTTATTGGGGATCATCTATGTTTCTCAAAGAGTTTGCCTATGAGTTACTCAAAGAATTTAAGATTACTCGGCGAGATATTCAACAACAAACAGCTCAAAATTTAGTGCAAGAGTTAGGAGAAACGGAAACAAAATTACAACAACAAATAGATTGGTTAGAAGTGGAAAATAAAGAATTAAAAGAAACCATAGAAACTCTCAAAACTGAATCATTTCAAGAAGCAGTAATTCAATTTGCACAGATTTTACAAAATCAATCACAACCAACTCTTGACCAAATTTATCGGGTTCATACAAGATTAAAAGAGTTAGAAAAAACTGAAGATAATTTATCTTTAAACTCAAGAGAATCATTGAGTGTTTTAATTTTTTTAGAGAATCTATTAAAAGGGTTAGAGTCAGTTAAATTAGAATATTTTCCCAAAAATACTGACGAAACCTTAATAATTAGTGGAGAAGAATTAGGGGAATACGCCTATATAGAAGGAACGCCATTTACCGAGGTAACCGATTATAAAGAAGTTCGTTGTGTTTATCCAGGTTGGCGAGTTGGAAATCAAGTAATTACTCCCGCTAGAGTTGCCGAAATATCAGAAAATGAAGGAGCATAAAAATGCCTAACTTAGCTTTATTATTAGATTTAGATAATCTTAAACCCAAGTTACATAATCTAGAGACAATTTGTGCTAGATATGGTGAGATTAAAACTCGGAGAGCTTTTGCCAATACTCCAGCAGTATTAGCCGCTTATGGGGGTGATTTTCGCAAGTTTAAATATCATTTTGAAATAACCCCAGGATTAGATATAGTCTCTCAAGAAGTAGATAATCTGATTGCCCAAACTGTCTTAGAAATAATTGCTAATATGCAATTTCAATTAAAGATTATAGCCATTGTTAGTAACGATAATGGCTACGCTAAATTATTACACCAACTGAGACAACAAAAAATTCAGAGCCTAGTCATAGGTAATGAGCAAATGGGGCGTAAATTGCGAGAAACAGCCGATTATGTGGAAATTCTCCAAGAAACAATGCGCCCATCTTATTTGGGTATAGATTTAGGCACAACTAATACAGTAATTGCTAGAGCTGATTTAAACCAAATCAGGGGAGATTGGCGAGTCTCAGTGGTAGAATTACCCGTCAGAAACGAACAAGGAGGATTGGTTAGTAATAAAACTATTCCCTCCTCGGTGAGATTTAATTCTGATGAAAATGCAGAAGTAGGAGCACATGTAAAAGCTCACGCTTATCCCTTTCGGGATAAAACTATCTTAGCTTGGAAACATCAAATGGGTTGTGTAAACTCTAGTGGGGATGCTTATCAATATCAGTTGAGTTTTGGTAAGATTACACCAGAAATGGCAGCAGCTAAGGTATTAGGGTTTTGTCGCAATCAACTGCAACAGAGATACGGGGAAATGCAGGGAGCAGTGATTACTCATCCTGCTTCCTATGAAACAGATGCGATCGCCGCTACTAAAAAAGCAGCGGTGTTAGCGGGATGGAAAGAAGAAGAAGTAGTCTTAATCGCAGAGCCACAAGCTGCATTATACGACTTTCTCCATCGCGTAGAAATGGGAGAGATACAAGCTCCCTTTGATGTTTTTCAACCTTCTAATATCCTGGTTTATGATTTAGGAGGGGGAACTCTCGATATTACTTTACACCAAGTGCATTATGATCAAAGTACGCGACGTTTTTTAATAGAAGATATCGCTATTGGCTCTCGCACTCGTTTAGGTGGGGATAATATTGATGAGTTAATCGTTGATTATATTCTTAATCATTCTTCATCTAGAGCTGAGTATTATTCCCTGAGTACTCCTGAACAAGAAAAGTTGCGTTATGAGTTGATTATCTACGCTGAAAGGTTTAAAAAATTATGGGGAGCAGAATATACCTTTGCTCCTGAAAAGGATAATTTTAATTATCCTTTTCAGGGGGATTTTCTTAATTCGACTTTTCTGATTCGTTATTATATTAACGTAGAAAAGATGAGGGCAATTTTAGCCCCCATTTTGTGTCAAGATTTATCTCTAGATAGTTTAGTTCGTTTAGATCAAGAGAATGCTTTTGATTTACCTCCCTTTACCGATAGATTTAATACTTTAGTTGTTCCAGTTTTAGAAGTTTTTCTCAAAGCTAAACAAAGTACAGGTGCTTTTCCTAACATACAAGCGGTGTTGTTAAATGGGGGAATGACTTATTTTCCTCCGATTTATGAACGTTTACAACAGTTGTTTGGCGGAAATATTCCTATTTTGCAAGATGGTAACCCTGATTTAGCCGTAGCTCGTGGAGCTGCATTATATGCTGCTGGAGCGCTACAACCACTAGAATTGGTTAATCCTACCAATATTTATCTGGAAGTGAGTGAAAATGGGGAAGAAGGTTTACGTCTATTGGTAGCACAGGGTCAAAAATATCCCTATAAAACTCGTTTAGATCAGTTTCGCATACCTAATGCTGATCAAGGTTATCTGATGTTTAAAATCTGGGTAGGAATGGGGAGTAAACCTGGTTGTAATACAACGTTGCAACGCCTGAGAAGGGTATCTTTAGCTGAGATTTGGCAAAGTAATCTGACTCCTGGTTGTGAGTTAGAGTTAGAGGTAGAATATACTTTTGATCGCCGTCTGTTATTAACTTTAATCGGACCTGGTGAAGAAAAATTCCCTCTAGAAGTAGCTCCTGAAATTGAACAAGTAACTATAGCTGAGCAACCTAGAGACTCTTTACCTATTCCTTCTATACCCAGAGGTAGAGAGGGAAGGGAAATAAATCCAGAATTACGAGTTAATCTGCAAAAATGGGAAACACTAGCTATCCATCTTACTCATAATCATAATAGCGCTGCTTTCCATCGGGAGCGTAAAGATTTAGAAATTCAAAGCGCGATCGCCGCTAACCGTCTGCGAATCAGCCAAAATATGCTCTCTTGGTTGGAAAGAAGAACTTATGCTCAGACTAATTTGGTTAATACTCAAGTTTGGCTGGCGGTGATGGCTTTGAGTAAAATCTTTAATGCTACTGATCCTCAAGAGCAAAATGTCATTACCTTAGAAAAACGCTTTCAAACTTGGATTAAGTCTCAATTAGATAATCGTTTAGCAGGGTTACCTAATGATTTATTAACGGCGATCGCGGAAACTCCAGGTAAACTATTTTGGTCTGGATTTGAGAGATCTTTACGGGAAAATTATCTCTTTCTCAAACATAGACCCATAGGGATTAATTTGCTCAATTCTTTTGGTAAATGTGCTCAACCTACTGGTGATAATCTCAATTTTTTACTAGGTATTCTCAAAAATAGTCAACACTTAGTTCACCAGGAGAAAGCAGCTTGGGCGATCGCGCGTTTAATTTCTTTAGGACAACCAGAGGATTATCGCGCCAGATTTAGCGACGTAGAGAGAAGTACACAAATTGCTGTCAATTTACTCTATCGTCAAGTTAGACAACCTCAAATCGCCCTTAATTTATTAACTTGTCTTTGTCAATATTTAGGTTGGCAAAATCAACATCTACCTTTAAATCCTGCTTTGACTAGACAAATTGAGCAATTACCCTTAGCTGATTTACCTGTTAAGACTAATCTTGGACAATATCCCCAGATTGAAAATGTCTTTTATCAGAGATTACAGCTACTGCGTGGTATGCTGAATATCTCTCACATTTCTACTGAGGAACTTCGGGATATCCAAAATTGGCTTTTAGAATCCTTAAAAGATTAGTTATTCTTGTTGGGCTTTTTGACGGTCTTTTTGGTAAAGAGTATAGTACAGTCCTTCCATAGCCATCAGTTGTTGATGGCTACCTTTTTCAGTGATTTTCCCTTCTGACATTAAGACAATTAAATCGGCGTTTTGGATGGTACTGAGACGGTGAGTGATGAAGAAAACAGTACGATCTTTAAAGACTTTGATTAAGTTATTACAGACTTTACGTTCTGTGGTATAGTCTAGGGCGCTGGTTGCTTCGTCTAGGATTAATAGTCTGGGTTTTTGTAAGACAGAACGAGCGATCGCGATTCTCTGACGTTGTCCTCCAGATAAAGCGGCTCCTCTTTCTCCGACTCTGGTATTGTAGCCATTAGGTAGGCTCATAATAAAGTCGTGGGCTACGGCTATTTTAGCTGCTTCGATTACTTCTTCAAAGGTTGCATCGGGATTAGTTAAGGCGATATTATCTCGAATTGTTCCGTCAAAGAGTAGGGTTTCTTGGGGGACCATCCCAATCTGACGACGTAGTGAGTATAGTTCTACTTTATTGATTTCGTAGCCATCGATGAGTATTTGTCCTGCTTCTGGTTCGTATAAACGGGCTAATAGTTTGGTTAGGGTACTTTTACCTGCGCCACTTTCGCCCACTACTCCTACAAATGTTTGGGGAGCAATTTTTAAGTCAACATTACGTAGTTGTAGAGGTCCATGTTGTTTGAAACGGAAACAAACATCTCTATATTCTACTTCCCCAACGATTAAAGGCATAGGTATGTTATCTCTATCTTCTTCTGCTTCTTGGGGGTAGTCAACGATATCACTAAGACGTTCTAAAGATAAAGCGGTTTCTTGGAAGTTTTGCCACAGTTGGGTTAAGCGGAGGATAGGGGAGGTTACATAACCTGAAATGATACGGAAAGCGATTAATTGTCCTAAACTTAATTCTCCTTGCAATACTAAATATGCTCCCACCCAGAGGACTAATAGGGCTGAGAGTTTGTTAAGAAAGTTACTAGCTGAACTCGCTAGGGTAGAGGTAATGACGGTTCTAAAGCCTGTATCCACGTAACGAGCGTAATTTTCTTGCCATTGCCAACGGGAACGTAGTTCGATGTTTTGGGCTTTGACTGTTTGAATCCCTGTCATTACTTCCACTAGATGGGATTGGGTTTTAGCGTTACGTTCGGCTTTTTCTCGTATTTGTTTCCGAATAATGGGGGAGAAAAACCAGGTTAAGGCTACAAACAGAGGAATAATTCCTAGGGAAACAAAGCTTAATAGGGGACTATAGATAAACATCACAATGACGTAAATCACTGAGAAGACAGCGTCTAGTACTACTGTGAGGGCTGTTCCTGTGAGAAACTGACGGATGTTTTCTAGTTCGTTAATTCTGGTGGAAATTTCCCCTACTGGGCGACGTTCAAAGTATCTTAGGGGTAACCTGAGTAGATGGTCGATTATTTCTGAACCTAGACTCATGTCGATACGGTTGGTGGTATCCACAAAGAGGTAGGTACGTAAAGTGGAGAGTATCGCTTCAAATACTGCTAAAACTAACAACAATATCCCTAATACTTGTAGGGTATCGGGACTATTTTGAACGATAACCTTATCGATGATTACTTGAATCATCAAGGGGTTGGCTAGGGCGAATAGTTGGACAAAAAAGGAGGCAACAAATACTTCTATAAGTATTCTTTTGTACTTTTGAATATAAGGTAGAAACCAACTTAAGCCAAATTTTTCTTGGGGGGTTTCTTTGGTTTTCTTGAGTAGTAAAACTTGATAGGGTTCTTCCCAACTGTTGAGGAAGTCATCGACGTTACGTCTGAGAACCCCTATTTCTGGTACTCCTAAGACTACGTTGCGATCGCTTATTTCGTAGATGATGGTTAAACCGCCTTGCCATTTGACGATCGCTGGTGGATTAATCTTGGTTACTGCTTCTTTAGGCATTTGCAGTAGTTGGGCGTTTAAACCCATTAATTCTGAAATCGCCCCAGATAAATCTAGAGATATACTTCCA
The nucleotide sequence above comes from Gloeocapsa sp. DLM2.Bin57. Encoded proteins:
- a CDS encoding type I secretion system permease/ATPase, encoding MVYTTTAVREFLANTPPFSELPEETINYLSQKVEPLRYSIGGVILKKDEMASQVAIISEGEVRLLGRDPRNHKLITVKMLKPGAVVGSINLARGIATETAIASSDNGIVCLTLKNRDFLELVEQHQVLKQAFREKCTILEIFELLGYQLDKTAKGQGNLEELATELLPSSQIYTLYPGAIKAQDHPQLTNPDWIWLLSNATQELDLPPGSILDITELENISLNQPLRLVGVPVKQWEKVQSKAISPVVKTLVLETETPEVEAKTEATDSIPVTVNPLRPETPLEEQTTTDKEYPYVKGKSPEDAGVACFHMLSKYYGMPFRKDVIARIIKDNLEQHGSISLDLSGAISELMGLNAQLLQMPKEAVTKINPPAIVKWQGGLTIIYEISDRNVVLGVPEIGVLRRNVDDFLNSWEEPYQVLLLKKTKETPQEKFGLSWFLPYIQKYKRILIEVFVASFFVQLFALANPLMIQVIIDKVIVQNSPDTLQVLGILLLVLAVFEAILSTLRTYLFVDTTNRIDMSLGSEIIDHLLRLPLRYFERRPVGEISTRINELENIRQFLTGTALTVVLDAVFSVIYVIVMFIYSPLLSFVSLGIIPLFVALTWFFSPIIRKQIREKAERNAKTQSHLVEVMTGIQTVKAQNIELRSRWQWQENYARYVDTGFRTVITSTLASSASNFLNKLSALLVLWVGAYLVLQGELSLGQLIAFRIISGYVTSPILRLTQLWQNFQETALSLERLSDIVDYPQEAEEDRDNIPMPLIVGEVEYRDVCFRFKQHGPLQLRNVDLKIAPQTFVGVVGESGAGKSTLTKLLARLYEPEAGQILIDGYEINKVELYSLRRQIGMVPQETLLFDGTIRDNIALTNPDATFEEVIEAAKIAVAHDFIMSLPNGYNTRVGERGAALSGGQRQRIAIARSVLQKPRLLILDEATSALDYTTERKVCNNLIKVFKDRTVFFITHRLSTIQNADLIVLMSEGKITEKGSHQQLMAMEGLYYTLYQKDRQKAQQE
- a CDS encoding cobalamin biosynthesis protein, which gives rise to MDKVILLLAALLDYLIGDPVGLLHPVQVMGWLINLFTNWTIQLTQSPRLRRLLGVVLGIGLILGTGIISWLIIAVLTVINPWLGIVTQVILLASCFATRSLTDAALEVIQPLREDNLELARSCLSRYVGRDTANLSVEEVLRAVVETIAENTTDGVTAPLFYAILGGIIPVIGPVPLAMAYKAASTLDSMIGYRREPYTDLGWFSANIEDRLTWLPTRLTVFTLGLISGKPLQVWKICQRDAPQDPSPNSGWSEAVYSGILGVQLGGENSYQGVIVTKPLLGDPLYPLTLEIVTQALTLTHLCFLIWLAIGLFITPS
- a CDS encoding methyltransferase domain-containing protein, which codes for MAGTELKADMWVSEYITPWDIYVHGVNKILAYQKTAYQEMYIVESGAYGKALVLDGKWQSCTGDEFLYHEALVHPAMIAHKSPQTVLILGGGEGATIREVLRWKSVTKVMMVDIDGEVVEACRQHLPEMHQNAFDDPRVELVIADALEILDTTSQTWDVIISDLSDPIEEGPSFALFTKEYYQKLQKVLSPQGIVVIQAGPVAPANLQLHARLVNTLKAVFPNVHSYFSPTTTYGSAWGFALASQVTLETQPLPGEIDQLLANQTHGGFKALDGVGLLGMLNTPLYIRQAIATETQVYTLSEPPKFFGKGVKN
- a CDS encoding NYN domain-containing protein, which codes for MPNLALLLDLDNLKPKLHNLETICARYGEIKTRRAFANTPAVLAAYGGDFRKFKYHFEITPGLDIVSQEVDNLIAQTVLEIIANMQFQLKIIAIVSNDNGYAKLLHQLRQQKIQSLVIGNEQMGRKLRETADYVEILQETMRPSYLGIDLGTTNTVIARADLNQIRGDWRVSVVELPVRNEQGGLVSNKTIPSSVRFNSDENAEVGAHVKAHAYPFRDKTILAWKHQMGCVNSSGDAYQYQLSFGKITPEMAAAKVLGFCRNQLQQRYGEMQGAVITHPASYETDAIAATKKAAVLAGWKEEEVVLIAEPQAALYDFLHRVEMGEIQAPFDVFQPSNILVYDLGGGTLDITLHQVHYDQSTRRFLIEDIAIGSRTRLGGDNIDELIVDYILNHSSSRAEYYSLSTPEQEKLRYELIIYAERFKKLWGAEYTFAPEKDNFNYPFQGDFLNSTFLIRYYINVEKMRAILAPILCQDLSLDSLVRLDQENAFDLPPFTDRFNTLVVPVLEVFLKAKQSTGAFPNIQAVLLNGGMTYFPPIYERLQQLFGGNIPILQDGNPDLAVARGAALYAAGALQPLELVNPTNIYLEVSENGEEGLRLLVAQGQKYPYKTRLDQFRIPNADQGYLMFKIWVGMGSKPGCNTTLQRLRRVSLAEIWQSNLTPGCELELEVEYTFDRRLLLTLIGPGEEKFPLEVAPEIEQVTIAEQPRDSLPIPSIPRGREGREINPELRVNLQKWETLAIHLTHNHNSAAFHRERKDLEIQSAIAANRLRISQNMLSWLERRTYAQTNLVNTQVWLAVMALSKIFNATDPQEQNVITLEKRFQTWIKSQLDNRLAGLPNDLLTAIAETPGKLFWSGFERSLRENYLFLKHRPIGINLLNSFGKCAQPTGDNLNFLLGILKNSQHLVHQEKAAWAIARLISLGQPEDYRARFSDVERSTQIAVNLLYRQVRQPQIALNLLTCLCQYLGWQNQHLPLNPALTRQIEQLPLADLPVKTNLGQYPQIENVFYQRLQLLRGMLNISHISTEELRDIQNWLLESLKD